CGGGCTGCCCCAGATGAGCGCATTGGGAATGGTGACGAATTTATTGTCCGGGGTGAGCAGTTCAGTAGCCATGATGCCCACTGCCTGGACGGTTCCCGCCATGCCGTTCACCTCCACGTACTCGCCTTTGTCGATCGGCCTGAGCGAGGCGATCCATACCCCCGCGGCAAAGTTGGTGAATGAGTTCTGGAGCCCGAAACCCAGCACGAGGCCGATGATCGCCGAGAGCCCGAGAACCATCGACCCGACATCGATCCCCAGCACGGCAAGGACGAGCAGGATGACGATGACATAGAGAAGCACGGCAAAAAACCGGACCAGAAATTCGGTCACCAGATCAGGGAGGCGCGAGGCGCTGGTAAGTGCCCGCTTTGCGATTGCGATGATGATCCGTGCGGCAATCAGGCCTGCAACGGCGACGATGACTGCAAGCACCACCGATTCCGGTGAAATCGTGAGCGATCCGGAAAGAAGATCCGGGAGTGATTCTGCTGCCATAAGGATAGTTCTCCGGAACGGTGCATAAAGGTTCGGGCAGGACAAAAACACCCCGGCACGGTCATTGACGGCGGCAATGTCGATGCCCCGCGTTTCCGTGCCATTGAGTACTATAAATAGACCGGCATGGAAAAGACTGCAGTATAGCACTCATGGGTATTCTCCTGTCATTTATCGTGGCGCTGATCGTCTCGACGATCATCATTTATGCGGTCACGCGGTTCTTCGGCGAGACGGAAGGCATCACCACGGCGTTGATCGCAGCTGTCGCCGGCACGGTCGTCTATGCGGTCATCTACGCCATACTGGACCACGGACTGATTGCCGCATTCGTCGCCGGCATCGCGTGGCTGCTCGTACTGCAGCACCTCTACGGTATCGGCTGGCTCAAGTCCCTGGCGATCGCCGTCGCCATCTGGCTGGTGACCTCGGTTGTCGGCTGGTTCCTCCCCGTGCTGTAGCGCCGGTGCACTATCCTTTTTCGTGTCACCGACAAGAGGCATCTCCATGACAGAACTGACAGAAGGCACGACGGCGCCCCCCTTCTGCCTTCCGGATGCGGACGAACAAGAGGTCTGCATGGCGTATTTTTCCTTCCTGCTCGTCCGGAGCACGGCGAGAGACGAGGGGCATGCGCTGGTCCGCCGGCTGTACCTGACGTGGGGCGGATTCATGGCGCTATTTATCGTCATTATGCTCCTGTGACGGCAGGACTGTCATCTTCCTCTGGAATTTCGGATATCCGGATCATCCGGATTGCATCCCCTTCACTGACCCCCTCCTTTCCCGGAAGCATTCCACCACGATCGCACCTCGGTCCTGTTCGGGTGGAAATAATACAGGGAACAGAGGGCCGGGGGGTATGTCCCGCTCCGGTACCCCTCCAGAAGGAAGAGCGCTTCGTTCCCGACCGTTGAAGTCTGGTTGAAAGGCCAGTACGAGCTTATCGGCGAGACGACCGGGGCCGCAGGCTCGTCGGAATCGATCTCCCGCATCAGGAGTTCGGCATCGAAGGGCGTGATCCAGCCTTCGGGCACATCGCGGACCATGACCGGCTGATGGGGATTATCGCGCAGGTCCGTGAGGAAATCCACCGGGGTATGGGTCCTGAAATAACAGGAATCCTCCCGGAAAAAATGATTTTCGGCGTTCCCTGTCAGGTAGTCGAAGGTACAGTTCTCCGGCGTCGGACTCGTGAGAGCAGCTGACGGAACCGCAGTCCCGGGGCCGGTATCGTTCGGAGCGGGAGACGTTCCGGTGCATCCTGCACTCAGGAGCAGTGCAGCCAGTACGATAAAAGCCGTGAGGAACCGGATTTTCATCACATAGGTGATTGTTTAAGGACGGACATAACTATTGGCACCAAAACAAATCACGTGACGGGGAAAAACGCCCCGAAGCACTTGCGAAAAATAAAGTGCGAAAAATCGCGCCTTCACTCTATCCCGCATTCTTTGTCCCGCTCATTTACCCGTTGTAATGATGCCGGTCAAAGGTCTGGCGGAGGAACTCCTGCTTCCGGTGTCTGCTCGCCTTTACCGGCGGCTGCAAATACCCGCTCTCCGGGGTCTGGAGGGCCGGGCAGAAGGGGCAGAG
The Methanoculleus sp. SDB genome window above contains:
- a CDS encoding mechanosensitive ion channel protein MscS, which translates into the protein MAAESLPDLLSGSLTISPESVVLAVIVAVAGLIAARIIIAIAKRALTSASRLPDLVTEFLVRFFAVLLYVIVILLVLAVLGIDVGSMVLGLSAIIGLVLGFGLQNSFTNFAAGVWIASLRPIDKGEYVEVNGMAGTVQAVGIMATELLTPDNKFVTIPNALIWGSPVINYTRMDTRRADIGVGIAYDSNVHEAVRVAMELMRGHPQVLSDPEPAVVVTELAGSSVNLALRAWTRTGDFWTVKGDLTRDILAAYKTAGIEIPFPQLDVHLER